Within the Tautonia marina genome, the region CTTTACTGGTCGCGAGTCTGGTCGATTTACGTTCTGCTTCGTTGGTGCCATACTCACGGCGTCCTGTCCTGACCCCCCCTGCTCCGAGCTGCTTCACCATTCGCCATGTGCCGTCCCCGCCTTTGCCTCATCACCCCCTGCCGAGACGAAGCCGCGTATGCTCGTCGGACCCTCGACAGCGTACTCGGTCAGAGCCGGCCGCCGGATCTCTGGGTGATCGTCGATGACGGCTCGACCGACGAAACGCCGGAAATTCTCGAGGATTACGCTCGGAAGCACGACTGCATTCGGGTCATCCGGCGACCGGATCGCGGGATCCGCAAGGTCGGCCCTGGTGTGATCGACGCGTTCTATGCCGGCTATGAAACCATTCGGTCGCTTGAGTTTGATTACATTTGCAAGCTCGATCTCGATCTGGACCTTCCCCCTCGTTACTTCGAGATCCTCATCGACCGGATGGAGGCCGACCCCCGGATCGGCACCTGTAGCGGCAAGCCCTACTTTCGCCAGGGGGAGCACCTCGTCAGCGAGATGTGCGGCGATGAAAATTCGGTTGGCATGACCAAGCTCTACCGCCGCCAGTGCTTCGAGCAGATCGGCGGGTTCGTCGAGGAAGTCATGTGGGACGGGATCGACGGGCACCGTTGCCGGATGCTCGGCTGGATCGCCGCGAGCTGGGATGACCCGGACTTGCGCTTCGAGCACCTCCGGCCGATGGGAAGCAGTCACAAGGGGTGGTGGACCGGACGCGCCCGGCATGGGTTCGGTCAGTACTACATGGGGACGATCCCCTCGTACATGATTGCCAGTGCCTTGTTTCGGATGACACGGCCACCGCTCGTCGTTGGGGGGCTGGCCATGCTCTCCGGATACTTCGGGGCCTTACTCCGAGGGGCCGATCGCTACAACGACGCCAAGTTCCGCCGCTTCCTGCGCGGCTATCAGCGCCGCTGCCTGCTCTTTGGTAAGGCTCGGACCACCCGGAACTACGAGCAGCGACTGGCCGCTCAGTGGTCTCCCGACGCTCCGCCTTCCGGTGCGCTGTCGAATCGCTCGTACGCCTGATCTACCGCT harbors:
- a CDS encoding glycosyltransferase, encoding MCRPRLCLITPCRDEAAYARRTLDSVLGQSRPPDLWVIVDDGSTDETPEILEDYARKHDCIRVIRRPDRGIRKVGPGVIDAFYAGYETIRSLEFDYICKLDLDLDLPPRYFEILIDRMEADPRIGTCSGKPYFRQGEHLVSEMCGDENSVGMTKLYRRQCFEQIGGFVEEVMWDGIDGHRCRMLGWIAASWDDPDLRFEHLRPMGSSHKGWWTGRARHGFGQYYMGTIPSYMIASALFRMTRPPLVVGGLAMLSGYFGALLRGADRYNDAKFRRFLRGYQRRCLLFGKARTTRNYEQRLAAQWSPDAPPSGALSNRSYA